In Chloracidobacterium sp., the following proteins share a genomic window:
- a CDS encoding GH92 family glycosyl hydrolase, giving the protein MGQAKGNSKKIKGKRSGNFSASLRLCGFLLLLTAYCLLPTAVAAQTLDYTRYVNPFIGTGGHGHTFPGATMPFGMVQLSPDTRIDNWDGSAGYHYSDDIIYGFSHTHLSGTGIPDGCDILFMPTMGNTRYFEKLGDKAAGVYGSKFSHANERAEPGYYTVRLDDEEILAELTATNRVGLHRYTFPKSGKASVKLNMTWRDKPLDIKVRTINERRIEGYRRSTSWAKDQTIYFVAEFSKPFGNGKYKKWIDEDVTLFPGSTRTIGYSTAFDFTVVEGEQIQLKVGISFVSIEGARKNLEAEMPNWDFDTVRADAKAAWNKELSKIEVSGGTPEQTTNFYTALYHTMIHPNVFNDVDGRYKGHDGKLHQLTNRRDAETQRGIEARGNDLKTSASLRLSGESSDHYSVFSLWDTFRAAHPLYTIIDQKRTVDYINTFIRIYEQGGRLPVWELWGEETDTMIGYHAVSVIADAMAKGIKGFDYEEAYAAAKHSAELDHFGLAGYKKRGYISMEDENESVSKTLEYAYNDWCIAQMAKILKKPADVETYDRRSRYFEDLFDTKTGFFRAKKNAGFVEPFSPTEVNFGFTEGNSWQYSFFVPQDVSHLMTLMGGPEKFVAKLDELFTTNAKLSGREQADLTGLIGQYAHGNEPSHHIAYLYNYAQEPWKTQKYVRQIFDDFYKNAPDGLIGNEDCGQMSAWYIMSAGGFYPVAPGSPVYAFGTPLFPEMTYRLENGKTFTNRAKNISSENRYILNAKLNGAPYKKAFITHQDVMRGGVLEFSMIDQPVETAFNEFPVSSIGINTVAVPVITGERTFANSSTVTISTLTPNAKVHFTTDGSVPTKASKVFTAPFSVDRTTTVKAVAIGANGTASFPVEAVLTRRPHDWTVKVLTPYSTQYTGGGENAIIDGIRGTTNFASGEWQGIQGKPYEAVIDLRRETTISEVGASFLQVVGPWIWMPSNIKFEISNNGSDWSEVASIKTDVAVTDMKPQIRDYYATITPVTARYVRVRADNIGKIPSWHPGAGGDPWIFVDEVFIQ; this is encoded by the coding sequence ATGGGACAAGCGAAGGGCAATAGTAAAAAGATAAAAGGCAAAAGATCCGGAAATTTCTCTGCGTCTTTGCGTCTCTGCGGTTTTCTTCTCCTGCTTACTGCCTACTGCCTACTGCCTACCGCTGTTGCTGCTCAGACCCTCGACTACACCCGCTACGTCAACCCTTTTATCGGCACCGGCGGGCACGGGCATACGTTCCCTGGCGCGACGATGCCGTTTGGGATGGTGCAGCTCTCGCCTGACACGCGTATCGATAACTGGGACGGCTCAGCCGGTTATCACTATTCGGACGACATCATCTACGGCTTTTCGCACACGCATCTCTCCGGCACAGGCATCCCGGATGGGTGCGATATTCTGTTCATGCCGACTATGGGCAATACGCGATATTTCGAAAAGTTGGGCGACAAAGCTGCTGGTGTCTACGGCTCTAAATTCTCGCATGCGAACGAGAGAGCAGAACCTGGTTACTATACCGTGCGACTGGACGACGAAGAAATTCTTGCCGAGCTTACGGCTACAAATCGGGTTGGGCTACATCGGTATACGTTTCCAAAATCGGGTAAGGCGAGCGTCAAGCTGAACATGACATGGCGGGACAAGCCTCTTGACATAAAGGTGCGGACTATCAATGAGAGGAGAATTGAAGGCTATCGTCGTTCTACTTCTTGGGCTAAAGACCAAACCATCTATTTCGTCGCTGAGTTTTCGAAACCATTCGGAAATGGCAAATACAAAAAGTGGATAGATGAAGATGTCACGCTTTTCCCTGGATCAACAAGGACGATCGGATATAGCACTGCATTTGACTTCACTGTAGTTGAAGGGGAACAGATACAACTGAAGGTCGGAATTTCATTCGTCTCCATCGAAGGCGCACGCAAGAATCTCGAAGCCGAGATGCCAAATTGGGATTTTGACACGGTCCGGGCAGATGCGAAGGCGGCGTGGAATAAAGAACTATCGAAGATCGAAGTTTCGGGCGGAACACCGGAACAGACGACGAACTTTTACACCGCGCTGTATCACACGATGATCCATCCGAATGTTTTTAACGACGTTGACGGCCGCTACAAAGGTCACGACGGGAAGCTTCATCAACTTACTAACCGCAGAGACGCAGAGACGCAGAGAGGAATAGAAGCAAGAGGAAATGATTTGAAAACCTCTGCGTCTCTGCGTCTCAGCGGTGAAAGTTCTGATCATTACTCAGTATTCAGCTTGTGGGACACATTCCGGGCGGCGCATCCGCTTTATACGATCATCGATCAGAAGCGGACGGTCGATTACATCAACACCTTCATTCGCATCTACGAGCAGGGCGGGCGGCTGCCGGTTTGGGAATTGTGGGGCGAAGAGACCGACACGATGATCGGCTACCACGCCGTCTCGGTCATCGCCGATGCGATGGCGAAGGGCATCAAAGGCTTTGATTACGAAGAAGCCTATGCCGCCGCAAAACACTCAGCCGAACTCGACCACTTCGGCCTCGCGGGTTACAAGAAACGCGGGTATATCTCGATGGAGGACGAGAACGAGTCTGTTTCAAAGACACTTGAGTATGCTTATAACGACTGGTGCATCGCGCAGATGGCGAAGATATTGAAAAAGCCGGCGGATGTTGAAACATACGATAGGCGCTCCCGTTACTTCGAAGATCTCTTCGACACAAAAACCGGATTCTTCCGTGCCAAAAAGAATGCTGGCTTTGTCGAACCATTCTCGCCGACCGAGGTGAATTTTGGATTTACCGAGGGCAATTCGTGGCAGTATTCGTTCTTCGTGCCGCAGGATGTATCGCACCTGATGACGCTGATGGGCGGGCCTGAGAAATTTGTCGCGAAGCTCGACGAATTGTTTACGACAAACGCCAAACTTTCCGGTCGTGAACAGGCTGACTTGACCGGATTGATCGGCCAGTACGCCCACGGCAACGAGCCTTCGCACCACATCGCGTATCTCTACAACTACGCGCAAGAACCGTGGAAAACGCAGAAATACGTCCGCCAGATATTTGACGACTTTTACAAGAACGCACCTGACGGCCTGATCGGTAACGAAGACTGCGGGCAGATGTCGGCGTGGTACATAATGAGCGCCGGCGGCTTTTATCCCGTCGCGCCCGGTTCGCCCGTTTATGCCTTTGGCACGCCGTTGTTCCCCGAAATGACCTACCGCCTTGAGAACGGCAAGACGTTTACGAACCGGGCCAAAAATATCTCGTCAGAGAACCGGTACATTCTCAACGCAAAGCTCAACGGTGCTCCATACAAGAAAGCATTCATCACGCATCAGGACGTAATGCGCGGCGGCGTGCTGGAATTCTCGATGATCGATCAGCCCGTCGAGACGGCGTTCAATGAGTTTCCTGTATCGTCGATTGGCATCAATACCGTCGCGGTTCCGGTGATCACAGGCGAACGAACATTTGCCAACAGTTCAACGGTAACGATTTCAACACTTACGCCGAACGCAAAAGTCCATTTCACGACCGACGGCAGCGTTCCGACAAAAGCATCGAAAGTTTTTACCGCTCCGTTCAGCGTCGACCGGACAACGACGGTCAAGGCCGTCGCGATCGGTGCAAACGGCACGGCGAGTTTTCCGGTCGAAGCTGTACTAACCCGCCGACCGCACGATTGGACGGTGAAGGTACTGACGCCTTACAGCACGCAATATACCGGCGGCGGCGAAAATGCCATCATCGACGGCATTCGCGGGACGACGAATTTTGCCAGCGGCGAATGGCAGGGCATTCAGGGCAAGCCGTATGAGGCGGTGATCGATCTACGGCGAGAGACCACCATAAGCGAGGTCGGTGCGAGCTTTCTGCAAGTTGTCGGGCCGTGGATATGGATGCCTTCAAATATCAAATTTGAAATTTCAAATAACGGCTCCGATTGGTCTGAGGTCGCCAGTATCAAAACCGATGTCGCCGTCACCGATATGAAGCCGCAGATCCGCGACTATTACGCAACGATCACGCCCGTGACGGCCCGCTACGTGCGCGTGCGCGCCGACAACATCGGCAAGATCCCGTCATGGCACCCAGGAGCCGGCGGCGATCCGTGGATATTCGTGGATGAGGTATTTATTCAATGA
- the argH gene encoding argininosuccinate lyase, translating into MTKDARLWGGRFSDAPHETFAEFNDSFRFDRRLFAADVRASIAHANELGRSGVIPRSESDTIVGGLTQLLIDAENRSDFFASGAEDVHAFIEAKLIEAIGETGRKLHTGRSRNDQVATALRLWLRDEIENIAGLIGDLQAALVDIAEGYRDAVMPGYTHLQRAQPILFAHWCLAYFEMLKRDRERLGEVFARVNVMPLGSGALAGTGFPINRDAVAAELGFDGVSANSLDAVSDRDFAVEFSAACSLTTVHLSRMAEDLIVYASAEFGFVTLNDAVSSGSSLMPQKKNPDALELLRGKSGRVFGHNLSLLTMLKGLPLAYNKDLQEDKEALFDTVDTVKISLRAAAIVVENIVVNEGATMDAATRGYLNATDMADYLVRKGVAFRTAHEAVGRAVLYAIDEGKELHELSVDELREFASEVDDEVKEALDISASLASKASIGGTSPERVAEALRAAREYLGT; encoded by the coding sequence ATGACCAAAGATGCACGGCTGTGGGGCGGACGATTTAGTGATGCCCCGCACGAAACCTTTGCCGAGTTCAATGATTCGTTCCGGTTTGACCGGCGGCTGTTTGCGGCCGACGTGCGGGCGAGTATCGCACACGCGAATGAACTGGGCCGTTCGGGTGTGATCCCGCGCAGTGAATCAGACACGATCGTCGGCGGATTGACCCAACTGTTGATCGACGCGGAGAACAGGTCCGATTTCTTCGCTTCGGGGGCTGAGGACGTTCACGCATTCATAGAGGCGAAACTGATCGAGGCTATAGGTGAGACGGGCCGAAAGCTTCACACGGGGCGCAGCCGCAACGATCAGGTCGCGACGGCCCTACGGCTCTGGCTGCGTGATGAGATCGAGAACATCGCGGGGCTGATCGGTGACCTGCAGGCAGCCCTGGTTGACATCGCCGAGGGCTATCGCGATGCTGTTATGCCGGGCTACACGCACCTTCAGCGGGCACAGCCGATACTATTTGCCCATTGGTGTCTGGCGTATTTTGAGATGCTGAAACGCGACCGCGAGCGGCTAGGCGAAGTTTTTGCACGAGTTAACGTGATGCCGCTCGGTTCAGGAGCCCTTGCCGGAACCGGTTTTCCGATCAACCGTGACGCTGTCGCGGCCGAATTGGGATTTGACGGCGTATCGGCAAATAGCCTTGACGCCGTCTCGGATCGTGATTTTGCGGTCGAGTTTTCGGCGGCGTGCTCGCTGACAACGGTGCATCTGTCGCGAATGGCCGAGGACCTTATTGTTTACGCATCGGCGGAGTTTGGATTTGTGACCTTGAATGATGCTGTGTCGTCGGGCTCGAGCCTGATGCCGCAGAAGAAGAATCCCGACGCACTTGAGTTGCTTCGAGGAAAGTCGGGCCGCGTTTTTGGCCATAACCTATCGCTGCTCACGATGCTCAAAGGTTTGCCGCTGGCCTACAACAAGGATCTGCAGGAGGACAAAGAGGCTCTTTTTGACACCGTCGATACCGTCAAGATCAGCCTGCGTGCCGCGGCGATCGTTGTTGAGAATATCGTCGTCAATGAGGGAGCGACGATGGATGCTGCGACTCGCGGTTATCTTAACGCCACGGACATGGCCGACTATCTCGTGCGTAAGGGTGTCGCCTTCCGCACGGCCCACGAGGCCGTCGGCCGGGCCGTCTTGTATGCCATCGACGAGGGTAAAGAGTTGCATGAGCTTTCGGTCGATGAGCTTCGCGAGTTTGCATCTGAAGTCGATGACGAAGTCAAGGAGGCCCTCGATATCAGCGCGTCGCTCGCGTCAAAGGCTTCGATCGGCGGTACGTCGCCCGAACGTGTCGCGGAGGCTCTTCGTGCGGCACGAGAGTATCTCGGCACTTAA
- the tilS gene encoding tRNA lysidine(34) synthetase TilS, translated as MNQFLRNFITEWRRLELPTEGETFVLGVSGGADSVSLLLAMHELVKAGKLGNRIIAAHFNHKLRGDESDGDEAYVRRLTTERRIELAVGHAEVNIGGNVEQNARIARYEFLKRTAEAVGAFAVLTAHTINDQAETFLMNLIRGSGPDGLAGIRPIRHLADPSLLLIRPLLTWAKRENTERFCRDLAVEYCCDTMNEDTAFKRVRIRKILLPLLEDMNPAIIETLANTAGLMQGSAPPEKTLNSETTRELKLADLRSLPQSTLYATIRDWFKLHRGNTRSLGLKHIQAIERLVTSAKSGRVAQVPGGSVVKSGGRLRYEQNKVEKRQSAP; from the coding sequence GTGAACCAATTTCTTCGCAACTTTATTACCGAATGGCGTCGGCTCGAACTGCCGACCGAGGGCGAGACGTTCGTTCTCGGCGTCTCCGGCGGGGCCGATTCTGTGAGTTTGCTGCTGGCGATGCACGAGTTGGTAAAGGCGGGAAAACTTGGCAACCGGATCATTGCCGCTCACTTCAATCACAAGCTCCGTGGAGACGAGAGTGATGGCGACGAGGCCTATGTCAGGCGGCTCACGACCGAGCGTCGTATCGAGTTGGCTGTCGGCCACGCCGAGGTCAATATTGGTGGAAATGTGGAGCAGAACGCCCGGATCGCTCGATACGAGTTTCTCAAACGCACCGCCGAGGCCGTCGGCGCGTTTGCCGTGCTGACCGCTCACACGATCAATGACCAAGCCGAGACATTCCTGATGAATCTCATCCGCGGCAGCGGCCCCGACGGCCTCGCCGGTATCCGTCCGATCCGACACCTCGCGGATCCGTCGCTATTGCTCATCCGGCCGCTATTGACGTGGGCAAAACGCGAGAATACCGAGCGTTTCTGCCGCGATCTCGCTGTCGAATATTGTTGCGACACTATGAACGAAGACACCGCGTTCAAGCGGGTGCGGATTCGCAAGATCCTGCTCCCGCTGCTCGAGGACATGAACCCGGCCATCATTGAGACACTCGCCAATACGGCCGGCCTGATGCAAGGCTCGGCTCCGCCGGAAAAAACACTGAACTCCGAAACGACCCGCGAACTCAAGCTCGCCGACCTCCGCTCGCTGCCGCAATCGACGCTTTATGCGACGATCCGCGATTGGTTCAAGCTCCATCGCGGAAATACGCGTTCCCTCGGGCTGAAACATATCCAGGCAATAGAGCGTTTGGTTACTAGCGCCAAAAGCGGCCGCGTAGCACAGGTTCCGGGAGGCAGCGTCGTAAAGTCGGGCGGGCGGCTGCGATATGAGCAGAATAAGGTTGAAAAACGACAATCAGCCCCGTAA
- a CDS encoding argininosuccinate synthase, producing the protein MTKNINKIVLAYSGGLDTSAMLLWLKETYNCEVICYCADVGQGDELSGLEEKALATGASRLYVEDLRDEFVSDFVWTAVKANAVYEGVYLLGTSLARPVIAKRQIEIARREGADAVAHGATGKGNDQVRFELTYYALQPDITVVAPWRHWDFTGRSDLIAYCEKHGISVTATTEKPYSMDRNLMHVSYEGGILEDPWTAPPDDVFLMTRSLQDADDDPAEVVISFEKGEPVAIDGVAHGPVDLLSHLNYLGGEHGIGRVDLVENRFVGMKSRGVYETPGVTILMAAHRALESITMDREIMRLRDSLSTKFAESVYYGFWFAPESEIMRGLIDQTQENVTGDIRLKLYKGNTVVTGRRSPNSLYRERIATFEDDAGAYDQHDAEGFIKLQALRLRLRNIE; encoded by the coding sequence ATGACCAAGAACATAAACAAAATCGTCCTCGCCTACTCCGGCGGCCTTGACACGTCGGCGATGTTGTTATGGCTTAAGGAGACCTACAATTGCGAGGTCATCTGCTATTGCGCCGACGTCGGCCAAGGCGACGAGCTGAGCGGCCTGGAAGAAAAAGCTCTCGCTACCGGTGCCTCAAGGCTCTACGTCGAGGACCTGCGCGACGAGTTTGTCAGCGATTTCGTATGGACCGCCGTCAAGGCAAATGCCGTTTACGAGGGTGTTTATCTGCTCGGAACATCGCTCGCACGGCCCGTGATCGCCAAGCGTCAGATCGAGATCGCCCGACGCGAGGGAGCCGATGCAGTGGCTCACGGAGCAACGGGAAAAGGCAACGATCAGGTGCGCTTTGAGTTGACCTATTACGCATTGCAGCCCGACATTACGGTCGTCGCGCCGTGGCGGCATTGGGATTTTACCGGGCGATCAGACCTGATCGCGTATTGTGAAAAGCACGGAATTTCGGTCACTGCTACCACTGAGAAACCATACTCGATGGACCGCAATTTGATGCACGTCTCCTATGAAGGCGGTATTCTCGAAGACCCGTGGACAGCACCGCCCGACGATGTTTTTCTGATGACTAGATCGCTGCAGGATGCCGACGATGATCCTGCAGAAGTAGTGATCTCGTTCGAGAAAGGTGAGCCCGTCGCTATCGATGGCGTCGCTCACGGCCCGGTCGATCTGCTGTCGCATCTCAACTATCTCGGCGGCGAACACGGCATCGGCCGCGTCGATCTGGTCGAGAACCGCTTTGTCGGGATGAAGTCGCGCGGCGTTTACGAGACGCCCGGTGTCACCATCCTGATGGCCGCGCATCGCGCGCTCGAATCCATCACAATGGATCGCGAGATAATGCGGCTCAGAGACTCGCTCTCGACCAAGTTTGCCGAGTCGGTCTATTACGGATTCTGGTTCGCGCCGGAATCGGAGATCATGCGAGGGCTGATCGACCAAACACAGGAGAACGTCACCGGCGACATCCGCCTAAAACTCTACAAGGGCAACACCGTCGTCACTGGCCGCCGCTCACCCAATTCGCTCTACCGCGAACGGATCGCCACATTCGAGGACGACGCTGGTGCTTACGACCAGCACGACGCAGAAGGGTTTATCAAGCTGCAGGCACTGCGGCTAAGGTTGCGAAACATAGAATAA
- a CDS encoding type II toxin-antitoxin system RelE/ParE family toxin, whose protein sequence is MIKSFRHKGLKKFFETGTRAGIQPPHAKRLRMQLAALDTAQSIEDMDIPGFRLHSLKGSEQRRWSIWVNGNWRITFEFIDGHAYVLDYEDYH, encoded by the coding sequence ATGATCAAGTCGTTTCGTCACAAGGGACTAAAGAAGTTCTTTGAAACGGGCACCCGGGCGGGAATTCAACCACCCCACGCGAAACGGCTGAGAATGCAATTGGCAGCCCTGGATACCGCCCAGAGCATCGAAGATATGGACATCCCGGGTTTCCGCCTTCATTCTCTGAAAGGCAGCGAACAACGTCGATGGTCGATCTGGGTAAATGGAAACTGGCGGATCACATTCGAATTTATTGACGGACATGCATATGTCCTGGATTACGAGGATTATCACTAA
- a CDS encoding DUF1501 domain-containing protein, whose product MDRRYFIRQSGIGLASFGLMAAAPKFLHQFAAAQTAVKGYGKKKVLVTIFQRGAVDGLNMVVPHGDSEYYNRRRTIAIKKPGVNGGAIDLDGHFGLHPSMKPFEQLWKDKRLAIINAAGSPDNTRSHFDAQDYMESGTPGYKGTKDGWLNRVLQSTEAKDASPFRAVSITQALPRSLYGRASSVAMTNLSDFSIKAGLYTHDLKGGFEGLYHQNAKDTLGETGKETFEAVNYLKQANPSQYKPENGAVYPQTELGRSLRQIAQLIKAGVGLEVAFAETGGWDTHSNQGNLQNPSAGQLANLLRDFSTAIAAFSTDLGKRMDDVVLITMSEFGRTARENGSRGTDHGHANAMFVLGNSVKGGSVYGDFRGLKSDKLYEGRDLDVTTDFRDVFAEAAYKHMGADDLGKIFPNYSPTKEKFRGFLS is encoded by the coding sequence ATGGACAGACGATATTTTATTAGACAGAGCGGCATAGGATTGGCGAGCTTTGGCTTGATGGCGGCTGCGCCGAAGTTTCTGCATCAGTTTGCGGCGGCGCAGACGGCGGTGAAAGGCTACGGAAAAAAGAAGGTGCTGGTCACGATCTTTCAACGCGGCGCCGTGGACGGGCTGAATATGGTGGTGCCTCATGGCGACAGCGAATATTACAACCGGCGCCGCACGATCGCGATCAAAAAGCCCGGTGTTAACGGCGGTGCGATCGACCTCGACGGCCACTTTGGCCTGCATCCGTCAATGAAGCCGTTCGAACAGTTGTGGAAAGACAAACGGCTTGCGATCATCAACGCTGCGGGTTCGCCCGACAATACGCGTTCGCACTTTGACGCCCAGGACTATATGGAATCGGGCACGCCCGGCTACAAGGGCACAAAGGACGGCTGGCTCAACCGCGTGCTGCAATCGACCGAAGCGAAAGACGCATCGCCATTCCGTGCCGTCTCGATTACCCAAGCGCTGCCGCGCTCGCTGTATGGCAGGGCGTCGTCGGTCGCGATGACGAACCTCTCGGATTTTTCGATCAAGGCCGGGCTTTATACTCATGACCTAAAGGGCGGATTCGAAGGGCTTTATCATCAGAATGCAAAAGATACGCTCGGCGAAACGGGCAAGGAAACCTTCGAGGCGGTCAACTACCTGAAACAGGCCAACCCATCGCAATACAAACCCGAGAACGGCGCCGTCTATCCGCAGACCGAGCTTGGCCGTTCGCTCAGGCAGATCGCGCAACTCATCAAGGCCGGCGTCGGCTTAGAGGTCGCCTTTGCCGAGACCGGCGGCTGGGACACGCATTCGAACCAGGGCAATCTGCAGAATCCGTCGGCCGGACAGCTAGCGAATCTCCTGCGTGATTTTTCGACTGCGATCGCGGCATTCTCGACCGACCTCGGCAAGCGAATGGACGATGTCGTGCTTATCACAATGAGCGAATTCGGCCGAACAGCACGTGAGAACGGTTCGCGCGGCACCGACCACGGCCATGCGAATGCGATGTTCGTGCTTGGGAATTCGGTCAAGGGCGGTAGCGTCTACGGCGACTTTCGCGGCCTCAAAAGCGACAAACTCTACGAAGGCCGCGACCTCGACGTCACGACCGACTTCCGCGACGTCTTCGCCGAGGCCGCATACAAGCATATGGGAGCTGACGACCTCGGAAAGATCTTTCCGAATTACTCGCCGACGAAGGAGAAGTTTCGCGGCTTTCTTTCGTGA
- a CDS encoding HigA family addiction module antidote protein, translating into MAMHNPPHPGEFISEVYLKPNDISGRELAATLGVAASTLNRILNGLSGISPEMALRLSKALGRSPESWLAMQSNYDLWHARRSVKLGRIGKLELNAV; encoded by the coding sequence ATGGCTATGCACAACCCACCACATCCCGGCGAATTTATTTCTGAGGTCTATCTCAAGCCCAATGACATCAGCGGTCGTGAACTCGCCGCCACGTTGGGCGTAGCGGCCTCAACATTGAATCGCATCCTAAACGGCCTAAGCGGAATTAGTCCTGAGATGGCCTTGCGGCTATCTAAGGCTCTCGGCCGTTCTCCAGAGAGTTGGCTCGCGATGCAATCGAACTATGACCTCTGGCACGCGAGACGCTCCGTGAAGCTCGGAAGAATCGGAAAACTCGAGTTGAATGCGGTCTAG
- a CDS encoding PaaI family thioesterase, which yields MDKTKLLKDIADNELLRFLGVKIDVAEADRVVLTMEVTPKVHQYLGIMNGGISLFLAETAASIGVVAGADLTKVTPVGIEINANHLRAVSKGCITIEGKPVHQGKTMSVWAIDITNDRGKLVCTSRITLLLQKRVAYRPS from the coding sequence ATGGACAAGACGAAACTTCTTAAGGATATTGCGGACAACGAATTGCTGCGGTTTCTCGGGGTTAAGATCGACGTGGCCGAAGCAGATCGGGTTGTGCTGACGATGGAGGTGACGCCAAAGGTCCATCAATACCTCGGCATCATGAATGGCGGCATCTCGCTTTTTCTCGCTGAGACGGCCGCCTCGATCGGCGTCGTGGCGGGAGCCGACCTGACAAAGGTCACGCCCGTAGGCATTGAGATAAACGCAAATCACCTGCGGGCCGTAAGCAAAGGGTGCATAACCATTGAGGGCAAACCGGTCCATCAGGGAAAGACGATGAGCGTTTGGGCAATCGATATCACGAATGATCGCGGTAAACTCGTCTGCACATCCCGCATCACATTGCTGCTGCAAAAACGGGTAGCATACCGGCCATCGTGA